In Planctomycetota bacterium, one DNA window encodes the following:
- a CDS encoding DUF1844 domain-containing protein — translation MPAAPGWPSPDHASSRVITRALPCPTSSMETTVDPDATDRGAPPASFEFLVHSLFTQALMALGRIPNPITRQAMKNLGAARHFIDMLAVLEEKTTGNLTPDERRLLDEVQHQLRMQFMIEEESRGAAPATDDSGSTDP, via the coding sequence ATGCCGGCAGCGCCTGGGTGGCCGAGTCCTGATCATGCGTCATCACGGGTGATCACCCGAGCCCTGCCTTGCCCAACCTCGAGCATGGAGACCACCGTGGACCCTGATGCCACCGACCGCGGCGCACCGCCGGCGAGCTTCGAGTTCCTCGTCCACTCGTTGTTCACACAGGCGCTGATGGCGCTGGGCAGGATCCCCAATCCGATCACCAGGCAGGCGATGAAGAACCTCGGCGCGGCCCGCCACTTCATCGACATGCTCGCCGTGCTCGAGGAGAAGACCACCGGCAACCTCACCCCCGACGAGCGCCGGCTGCTCGACGAGGTCCAGCACCAGCTGCGGATGCAGTTCATGATCGAAGAGGAGAGCCGTGGCGCGGCTCCCGCGACCGACGACTCCGGGAGCACCGACCCATGA